One region of Blattabacterium cuenoti genomic DNA includes:
- the accC gene encoding acetyl-CoA carboxylase biotin carboxylase subunit has product MFKKILIANRGEIALRIIRTAKEMGIRTVAVYSTADKHSLHVYFADEAVCIGPPPPYQSYLNIPNLISAAEITNVDAIHPGYGFLSENAYFSSMCHKHGIKFIGANPSHMIQMGNKILAKKTMKKVGISCLPGSDCFIESSYQEIEKIADKIGYPIIIKAVSGGGGKGIRSVLDKNHLKDSWEEAKKEAWSCFRKKDMYIEKFLLNPRHIEIQIIGDKYGEACHLSERDCSIQRRNQKLVEEAPSPFLTTSLRKKMGEEAVKAAKYIHYEGVGTIEFLVDQNKNFYFMEMNPRIQVEHTITEEITGLDLIQEQIFLANGEKLSIKKNFFYPKMYSIECRINAEEPYHNFRPVSGKITQMHLPGGKGVRIDTHIYAGYLVPHYYDSMIAKIITTAKSRKETIEKMRRSLDEFVIEGIHTTLPFLRKLMQNNDFVKGNYNTSFLDNLNLD; this is encoded by the coding sequence ATGTTTAAAAAAATATTAATTGCTAATCGTGGAGAAATTGCTTTACGAATTATACGAACGGCTAAAGAAATGGGAATTAGAACTGTAGCTGTTTATTCTACAGCAGATAAACATAGTCTTCATGTTTATTTTGCGGATGAAGCTGTATGCATAGGCCCCCCCCCTCCTTATCAATCTTATTTAAATATTCCAAATTTGATTTCTGCGGCAGAAATTACAAATGTAGATGCAATCCATCCTGGATATGGATTTTTATCTGAAAATGCATATTTTTCTTCCATGTGTCATAAACATGGGATAAAGTTTATAGGGGCAAACCCTAGTCATATGATTCAAATGGGAAATAAAATTTTAGCCAAAAAAACTATGAAAAAAGTTGGCATTTCTTGTTTGCCTGGATCTGATTGTTTTATTGAATCATCTTATCAAGAAATAGAAAAAATTGCAGATAAAATAGGATATCCAATTATTATAAAAGCTGTTTCTGGAGGTGGAGGAAAAGGAATCCGATCTGTTTTAGATAAAAATCATTTAAAAGATTCTTGGGAAGAAGCTAAAAAAGAGGCTTGGTCTTGTTTCAGAAAAAAAGATATGTATATAGAAAAATTTCTTTTAAATCCAAGACACATAGAAATTCAAATTATAGGAGATAAATATGGAGAAGCATGTCATTTATCAGAAAGAGATTGTTCAATTCAAAGGAGAAATCAAAAATTGGTAGAAGAAGCGCCTTCTCCGTTTTTAACTACATCTCTTAGAAAAAAAATGGGAGAAGAAGCAGTAAAAGCTGCTAAGTATATTCATTATGAAGGAGTAGGGACTATAGAATTTTTGGTAGATCAAAATAAAAATTTTTATTTCATGGAAATGAATCCGAGAATACAAGTGGAACATACTATAACTGAGGAAATAACAGGATTAGATTTAATTCAAGAACAAATATTTTTAGCTAATGGAGAAAAACTTTCTATAAAAAAAAATTTTTTTTATCCAAAAATGTATTCAATAGAATGTAGAATTAATGCAGAAGAACCGTATCATAATTTTCGTCCAGTTTCTGGTAAAATTACTCAAATGCATTTACCTGGTGGAAAAGGCGTACGTATTGATACACATATTTATGCAGGATATCTTGTTCCACATTATTATGATTCTATGATTGCTAAAATTATTACCACGGCAAAAAGCAGAAAAGAAACTATTGAAAAAATGCGTCGTTCTTTAGATGAATTTGTAATAGAAGGTATACATACTACACTTCCTTTTCTCAGAAAACTCATGCAAAATAATGATTTTGTAAAAGGAAATTATAATACAAGTTTTTTAGATAATCTAAATTTAGATTGA
- a CDS encoding DUF4293 family protein encodes MLYRIQTLYLFISIFIYFVFIYFLYPLNINFNQNLIDFFYLYLCLKKIIRMILIICLSLSIFSFFLFKKKKLQIFINKINILFNTIHVLILFFSDYQLNKYEFSSIITLLSLCICVLCMSNIAIKKDIKLIDSINRIR; translated from the coding sequence ATGTTATATAGAATACAAACATTATATTTATTTATTTCTATTTTTATTTACTTTGTCTTCATATATTTTTTATATCCTTTAAATATTAATTTTAATCAAAATCTAATTGATTTTTTTTATTTGTATTTGTGTTTGAAAAAAATAATTAGAATGATTCTAATCATATGTTTATCTCTATCTATTTTCAGTTTTTTTCTTTTTAAGAAAAAAAAATTGCAAATATTTATAAATAAAATTAATATACTTTTTAATACAATTCATGTATTAATCCTTTTTTTTTCAGACTATCAATTGAATAAATACGAGTTTAGTTCAATAATCACACTTCTTTCTTTATGTATATGTGTTTTGTGTATGTCAAACATAGCTATAAAAAAAGATATAAAATTAATCGATTCTATAAATCGAATACGATAA
- the accB gene encoding acetyl-CoA carboxylase biotin carboxyl carrier protein → MDLKKIKSLIQFISDSNIDEIRIKIENTEIYMKNRALIKNQERSWKPTHPKKKIPSSSSSFSVSDFNDRFYKEEKKNKNQYLTIKSPMIGTFYRKPHPDQEPFVKVGDQIKIGTKVCVIEAMKLFNDIESEVDGKLIKILVEDASPVDYDQPLFLLDPNF, encoded by the coding sequence ATGGATTTAAAAAAAATAAAATCCCTGATTCAATTTATTTCGGATTCGAATATCGATGAAATAAGGATAAAAATAGAAAATACTGAGATTTACATGAAAAATAGAGCTTTGATAAAAAATCAAGAACGTTCATGGAAACCAACTCATCCCAAAAAAAAAATACCTTCATCATCATCTTCTTTTTCTGTTTCTGATTTTAATGATAGATTTTATAAAGAAGAAAAAAAAAATAAAAATCAATATTTAACCATAAAATCTCCTATGATAGGAACATTTTATAGAAAACCTCATCCGGATCAAGAACCTTTTGTAAAAGTAGGAGATCAAATAAAAATAGGAACAAAAGTTTGTGTGATAGAAGCAATGAAATTATTTAATGATATTGAATCTGAAGTGGATGGAAAACTTATTAAAATTCTAGTGGAAGATGCCTCTCCTGTTGATTACGACCAACCTTTATTTCTTTTAGATCCTAATTTTTAA
- the rpmF gene encoding 50S ribosomal protein L32 yields MPHPKRRQSKSRKNKRRSHLKIKEPLLTKCALTKRKHLYHHAYWYENKLYYRGKIVYSKNKKES; encoded by the coding sequence ATGCCCCATCCTAAAAGAAGACAATCTAAATCTAGAAAAAATAAAAGAAGAAGTCATTTGAAAATAAAAGAGCCTTTATTAACAAAATGTGCTTTAACAAAGCGAAAACATTTATACCATCATGCATATTGGTATGAAAATAAACTTTATTATAGAGGAAAAATTGTATATAGTAAAAATAAAAAAGAATCCTAA
- the prfA gene encoding peptide chain release factor 1, whose translation MKKTLLIQKLEVFKKEFYEISKSIIQPSIISDQKEYKKLLKKYTKLEKIVTLYEEYNKKLSLLEEINFILKNDSNTEMKEFASTEKYKVLENLSFIEKKFENLLFSSKEKYTTEDHRNAAIVELRSGTGGDEACLFVEDILRMYTMYFKKSGWKYKIIHAQKGGVKGYKEIILEIYGEKGVYGNLKFESGVHRVQRIPKTESQGRVHTSAITVAVFPKVEDIEVDINLSDIKKDTFRSSGAGGQHVNKTESAVRLTHIPSKITVECQEERSQHKNFEKAISILRSRIYQNEKEKRLKKISIKRKSLVSTGDRSVKIRTYNYPKNRVTDHRIHKSIYDLSGFMNGNIQKMINLLKLFEKKSI comes from the coding sequence ATGAAAAAAACTTTATTAATTCAAAAGTTGGAAGTTTTCAAAAAGGAATTTTATGAAATTTCAAAATCAATCATACAACCCAGTATTATATCTGATCAAAAAGAATATAAAAAATTATTAAAAAAATACACAAAATTAGAAAAAATAGTTACTCTTTATGAAGAGTACAACAAAAAGTTATCTCTACTTGAAGAAATAAATTTCATTTTAAAAAATGACTCAAATACAGAAATGAAGGAATTCGCTTCAACAGAAAAATACAAAGTTTTAGAAAATTTATCTTTCATTGAAAAAAAATTCGAAAATCTCCTCTTTTCTTCAAAAGAAAAATATACAACAGAAGATCATAGAAATGCTGCTATAGTAGAACTACGTTCTGGAACAGGAGGAGACGAAGCATGTCTTTTTGTTGAAGATATATTAAGAATGTATACTATGTATTTTAAAAAATCAGGTTGGAAATATAAAATCATACATGCTCAAAAAGGAGGAGTCAAAGGATATAAAGAAATTATTTTAGAAATTTATGGAGAAAAAGGAGTTTATGGAAATTTAAAATTCGAATCTGGAGTACACAGAGTACAAAGAATTCCAAAAACAGAATCTCAAGGAAGAGTTCATACATCTGCTATAACCGTTGCAGTTTTTCCTAAAGTTGAAGATATAGAAGTCGATATTAATTTATCTGATATAAAAAAAGATACTTTTAGATCTAGTGGGGCTGGAGGTCAGCATGTTAATAAAACAGAATCTGCTGTACGATTAACCCATATTCCAAGTAAAATTACAGTAGAATGTCAAGAAGAACGTTCTCAACATAAAAATTTCGAAAAAGCTATAAGTATTTTACGATCACGTATTTATCAAAATGAAAAAGAAAAAAGATTAAAAAAAATATCGATAAAAAGAAAATCTTTGGTTTCTACAGGAGATCGTTCCGTAAAAATTAGAACCTATAATTATCCCAAAAATAGAGTTACGGATCATAGAATTCATAAATCTATTTATGATCTTTCAGGATTTATGAATGGAAATATTCAAAAAATGATTAATTTATTAAAATTATTTGAAAAAAAATCAATCTAA